The Nicotiana tomentosiformis chromosome 2, ASM39032v3, whole genome shotgun sequence genome includes the window tagcgggttggattaggtgccatcacgactagttgaattttagaTGGTGACACAATGTTTCTTCGAGCTATCGATTCTGGGATCACGGCCTCGATTTTTTCGAAGGCAGGCGTTCCaaccccgggttctagcccggtgggacttggggtcgatTCTCAATCCTTTATTGTCATGTTCCGAACCTGGCCTAccatgtcgtaggcgagctcgatttcgaccgtaaaCAAATGACTATAAGAAGTGTACTTTTGAAAAGTATTGGCTTCTCTTAAATACCCTAAACTTCTTTCTTGCAAGAACTGGCCTTCAGAGATCTTCAATGATGTTTGTTCAACCTCAGAGTTACTCTAAAATACATGGCATAAGCTAGGAACTCTGTGCACCATAGCGCCTCTGCCTTTGCTGGAAGGAACATAAAGCCTCCAAAAATTCAGTTTCTCCAAAATCAGGCCAATGTGAATGTGAAAAGAACAGTTCAGTGTAGGCCAACTGCCAGAGTAAGAAATTGCTAAGTCTTTGCTCCCCACTAGTCCTTATAAGTAAATCAGGACACGGAAAATCAGTACAGCTTGTTTGTAACTCCTGCTCTACAAGGAAACTATCTACGTCTTTGGGTTCGATAACGCCATCCTTCACTTTTTGAGCAATGTTTTGAAAAGCTTGTACAACATCATACTGTCCACTGTAGTTGACTGCAACAACGAGGTGAAGTCGTGAATTTTCCTTAGTAGTCTTCACAGCTTTATCTATTAAGTCCTGCAATGACTTGGGGAGCTTACTGGAGTCTCCAATTATAGACATCCGAATCCCTGCTctgtagaaatataataaatcacATAACGAAACTCTGTAACAACTCAAAGTTAAAGCTCTAAGAAGGAAAGAAGAAAGGGCATGCAAGTATGTGTATTTGGACAGGTGAAAATCAGAATTTGTACAACGAACTGATGAAGTTGCAACTATAAACATAAAGTGCCTATTAAGTCAAAGTTTGTGATAAACCGGTGTTAACACGTTAAGCATTCATCTTGACAGTAATTTCAACTAATTACTGATCTTAGCAAAGCAATTACACTAACAGAAGTCAGTTTTAAAATCAACCAGTCTCAACACGTTAAGCATTCATCTTCACAGTAATTTCAACTAATTAATGATCTTAGAAAAGCAATTACACTTAACATTGGGTGTTTGGCGCCTTCAACAAATTAATGATCTTAGCACACAACATGAATTACTAAATCCATAGCCTTATAAACCATGTTTTATGTACTAAAAGGTCATTTTGGTTCTTGGTCTATTTACACAAAAGTTATAATACGACGACATTGTGCGGTGAATAATAATGTAAGGATTTTTATGTGGTGAAATAAAAACAAAGATGTTATGCCGGAACTGTCTACTAATCTACTTTAAGGGAACTTTTGTCTTTAGATACTCTTTATATGagttattatttatttgattttctAATACTCCTTTGGATCTTTATTAATTAGATAAAACTTAAATAAGCAACTTCGGCAGTATACAAGTAATAGGAGTATTATGTAGAAGTATATGCTCTAAATAAACCAAATTTGTAAACTAATGAATGAATTAATCCAAATGTATGTTGTTTATAAGCTTTATTATCTTTCtaataaaaaaaaagagaaattaaATCTAAAGTTGTTGTCATTATATTAAATCTCTTTGTAAATAATGCCTTCGAGCGAGCAAATTTACTAGTATTAATAGTCCACATTCTACCCCTTATAAAACATAGATTCTCACATAAATTACGCTTGTGTTAATAAGCTAGAGTATAATATATCAATCCAAATGTTTGATTAGTTAACTAGAATTTTATTTCTAAACTGAACGTATCAGTTATGCAAGATTACACTAGTGATGCTGAGTTTTAACGCTACAAACCAAACAATGAATTAGTTATAATACGTAAATTTATGTCAGCATTAGAGTTTAATATACCTCCCAAAATCTTCAAGTTCATTTTTTAGCCCTCTTTCGAACAAGCCCATCAAAAAATCAACTTCCATCTGCAACACAACAGAAAAAGTATCAACAACAGCAAAAACAAATAATACCCAATATCAGTAACCCAACATTTAAAGATGAACTTTACTTTAGGACGGAACCAATTATCGGAGGAAAAAGCAAAGACAGTAAGAACACTAATTCCCCAGTCGCAACACAGCTGAACAAGATTCCTAAGTGCTCGAACACCCGCTTCGTAACCTAAGGCAATAGGCAATCCTTTCATTTTAGCCCACCTTCTATTCCCATCCATTATCACCGCAACATGGTTCGGCATTAATTCTTTCCTCAGTGGCGGAGGCAATAAGGCAGCTTTCTCACTGTCGATTTGGCTTATGGCGGCGTTTTGAGCAAAGGCGAGTGGATGATTAGATAGTCTTGTTGGTATTTTGAGAGAGATTAGAGAGTGGTTAGTTATTGATTTTGGTTGAGAACTAAATCTGGTGGGCGAATGGAAGAGTTGCCGGTGCTGGAGGGAGAACGCCATTTTTGGGAGAGGAGGCAAAAAGAGCTCTTTCTCCCCAACTTTTTGGAGTTGGAAACTTTGGAGTTTGGAGGGAGTTGATTTTCAAGAATTTTGTTGGTGATAATAAACGAACGGCTGTGAGAAGCTCTTGGCCACAAATTCCTCTCCCTAATAAACGAATCGCTATAATATTTTTcgtattttgaacagtatttttatttatatttatcttTACATTAAAAATAgttaaattttgattacttttgaaactgtaacTATTTATCAAtaaccacttgtaaatctgattatttttaaatttcagttgttaaaatagcacgggctagccaattttcgaactggtaattgaaaaatagccagcgtttgcaaagtcattgaaaaatagccattattttggCACAACATGAaaaatttcagcataatatactagagagtatagcacctatgtatgaacttccagcatattatgctggaactccagcatacggaaagttccagcataatatactggagattggagcacctgtgtaagagcttccagcatattatgttggaactctagcacacgaaaagttctagcataatatatcggtgattggagcacctgtgtataaacttccaacatattatgttggaactccaacacattatAAAATTCCAGCGTGTTATGCTAGGAGTTCACATGTAAAAATTTAAACTCCAGCGTATTATACATGAATATCTTCCGTATTTTGAATAGTGTTTTTATTCAGATTTACGTTTATCTGAAAAgtagctaaatttcgattacttttaaaactgtggctatttatcaattaccacttgtaaatctggctactTTTGAATTTCGGTTGTTAAAATAGCAcaggctagccagttttcggactgataattgaaaaataaccagcgtttgcaaaattattgaaaaatagtcattattttgctacaacacagaaagttccagcataatatactagagagtggagcacatgtgtatgaactttcaacatattatgctggaactccagcacacggaaagttccagtataatatactagagattggaaCACTTGTGTATGAGTTTCCCGCACATTATGCTGAAACTCtagcacacgaaaagttccagcataatatactggtgattggagcacttgtgtatgaacttccaacatattatgttaGAACTCTAGCACATTATGA containing:
- the LOC104107818 gene encoding cis-prenyltransferase 4, chloroplastic-like, whose protein sequence is MAFSLQHRQLFHSPTRFSSQPKSITNHSLISLKIPTRLSNHPLAFAQNAAISQIDSEKAALLPPPLRKELMPNHVAVIMDGNRRWAKMKGLPIALGYEAGVRALRNLVQLCCDWGISVLTVFAFSSDNWFRPKMEVDFLMGLFERGLKNELEDFGRAGIRMSIIGDSSKLPKSLQDLIDKAVKTTKENSRLHLVVAVNYSGQYDVVQAFQNIAQKVKDGVIEPKDVDSFLVEQELQTSCTDFPCPDLLIRTSGEQRLSNFLLWQLAYTELFFSHSHWPDFGETEFLEALCSFQQRQRRYGAQSS